The Mastacembelus armatus chromosome 9, fMasArm1.2, whole genome shotgun sequence genome contains a region encoding:
- the fam47e gene encoding protein FAM47E isoform X2, with product METKRTQPIFPWYKERLQTKYRKRPTNKTSSVSSCLCFANMSLDDFSDCSSVLSKDRSGFSPVIFNGTPNSSITCQKPRRSISKQHACFSKQMIQKQIRKEYVTSVENKLKQHPLAMYPDYKNHLTPELFDKVVSILDPNMYIKTTSALIKGDSVQEGKAESCVEPSMEEEQNKDCLPIK from the exons atggaaacaaaaagaacGCAGCCTATTTTCCCTTG GTACAAGGAGAGGTTGCAGACCAAGTATCGCAAACGGCCGACAAACAAGACTTCCTCAgtcagcagctgtttgtgttttgcaaaCATGAGTCTCGATGACTTCAGTGATTGCTCGTCAGTCTTATCCAAGGACCGAAGTGGTTTCTCACCAGTTATTTTCAATGGTACGCCAAACAGCTCTATCACCTGTCAAAAGCCTAGAAGGAGCATCTCTAAACAGCATGCTTGCTTCTCAAAGCAGATGATTCAAAAGCAAATTCGCAAAGAATATGTGACATCTGTGGAGAACAAACTCAAACAGCATCCTCTGGCTATGTATCCAGACTACAAGAATCACTTGACACCAGAG TTATTTGATAAGGTGGTATCCATTTTGGACCCAAACATGTACATAAAGACCACCTCTGCACTTATTAAAGGAGACTCTGTACAGGAGGGGAAAGCAGAAAGCTGTGTAGAGCCAAGTATGGAAGAAGAGCAAAACAAGGATTGTCTGCCAATAAAAT GA
- the fam47e gene encoding protein FAM47E isoform X3, translated as MYKERLQTKYRKRPTNKTSSVSSCLCFANMSLDDFSDCSSVLSKDRSGFSPVIFNGTPNSSITCQKPRRSISKQHACFSKQMIQKQIRKEYVTSVENKLKQHPLAMYPDYKNHLTPELFDKVVSILDPNMYIKTTSALIKGDSVQEGKAESCVEPSMEEEQNKDCLPIKCKYT; from the exons AT GTACAAGGAGAGGTTGCAGACCAAGTATCGCAAACGGCCGACAAACAAGACTTCCTCAgtcagcagctgtttgtgttttgcaaaCATGAGTCTCGATGACTTCAGTGATTGCTCGTCAGTCTTATCCAAGGACCGAAGTGGTTTCTCACCAGTTATTTTCAATGGTACGCCAAACAGCTCTATCACCTGTCAAAAGCCTAGAAGGAGCATCTCTAAACAGCATGCTTGCTTCTCAAAGCAGATGATTCAAAAGCAAATTCGCAAAGAATATGTGACATCTGTGGAGAACAAACTCAAACAGCATCCTCTGGCTATGTATCCAGACTACAAGAATCACTTGACACCAGAG TTATTTGATAAGGTGGTATCCATTTTGGACCCAAACATGTACATAAAGACCACCTCTGCACTTATTAAAGGAGACTCTGTACAGGAGGGGAAAGCAGAAAGCTGTGTAGAGCCAAGTATGGAAGAAGAGCAAAACAAGGATTGTCTGCCAATAAAATGCAAGTATACTTAA
- the fam47e gene encoding protein FAM47E isoform X1, with protein sequence METKRTQPIFPWYKERLQTKYRKRPTNKTSSVSSCLCFANMSLDDFSDCSSVLSKDRSGFSPVIFNGTPNSSITCQKPRRSISKQHACFSKQMIQKQIRKEYVTSVENKLKQHPLAMYPDYKNHLTPELFDKVVSILDPNMYIKTTSALIKGDSVQEGKAESCVEPSMEEEQNKDCLPIKCKYT encoded by the exons atggaaacaaaaagaacGCAGCCTATTTTCCCTTG GTACAAGGAGAGGTTGCAGACCAAGTATCGCAAACGGCCGACAAACAAGACTTCCTCAgtcagcagctgtttgtgttttgcaaaCATGAGTCTCGATGACTTCAGTGATTGCTCGTCAGTCTTATCCAAGGACCGAAGTGGTTTCTCACCAGTTATTTTCAATGGTACGCCAAACAGCTCTATCACCTGTCAAAAGCCTAGAAGGAGCATCTCTAAACAGCATGCTTGCTTCTCAAAGCAGATGATTCAAAAGCAAATTCGCAAAGAATATGTGACATCTGTGGAGAACAAACTCAAACAGCATCCTCTGGCTATGTATCCAGACTACAAGAATCACTTGACACCAGAG TTATTTGATAAGGTGGTATCCATTTTGGACCCAAACATGTACATAAAGACCACCTCTGCACTTATTAAAGGAGACTCTGTACAGGAGGGGAAAGCAGAAAGCTGTGTAGAGCCAAGTATGGAAGAAGAGCAAAACAAGGATTGTCTGCCAATAAAATGCAAGTATACTTAA
- the scarb2a gene encoding lysosome membrane protein 2a, translating into MTRRSCAIYATGIVCAHLLIVGIALVLAQVFQTMIHSRLKKEITLTEKSQVFASWKNPPPPVYMEYYFFNVTNPEVFLAGGKAVVKQIGPYTYREYRPRENVTFLENGTKVYALNPKTFVFEPNKSVGDPKDDIVVTVNIPFVAVMNELNSYSFFLRSFVSMYIRGLGVDLFINRTVHEVLWGFKDPLLTKIHSMKPDVDEYFGLMWKKNGTHEGEFVFHTGEENYLDYGKIDTWNGLREMSWWSSNQSNMINGTDGAVFHPLINRNELLYIFAADLCRSIHLAYVEDVEVKGIQAYRFAPPSDVLMSPKDNPTNEGFCVPAGDCLGTGVLKVSVCREGAPIVVSFPHFYQADPAYINAVEGLNPNKEEHETYLDLQPTTGVPIRACKRAQLNIILKRIPGFPKTKFINQTIFPIMFVNETATIDDDSASQMRTLLLIVTLVSNFPLLIVGLGIILLLVLIVLFCRNRQKKNEVKRIDFTEAFHSFTTAKDDTAYTQVRDKPDESSEAPATQPMRNGSYIAMSPVEAQKC; encoded by the exons ATGACTCGGAGATCCTGTGCCATTTACGCCACGGGGATCGTGTGCGCTCACCTCCTTATAGTGGGAATCGCCCTGGTCCTGGCTCAAGTCTTCCAAACAATGATCCACAGCCGGTTAAAAAAG GAAATCACGCTGACAGAAAAAAGCCAAGTGTTTGCATCATGGAAGAATCCACCTCCACCTGTTTATATGGAGTATTACTTCTTCAATGTGACCAATCCAGAGGTATTCTTGGCAGGTGGGAAGGCAGTTGTTAAACAGATCGGACCTTATACTTACAG GGAATACAGGCCAAGGGAAAATGTAACTTTCCTGGAGAACGGCACCAAAGTTTATGCTCTGAACCCCAAGACTTTTGTCTTTGAGCCCAACAAGTCTGTCGGTGACCCAAAGGACGATATTGTTGTAACTGTCAACATCCCATTTGTG GCGGTGATGAACGAGCTGAACTCCTACTCCTTTTTCTTGCGTTCTTTTGTTTCCATGTACATAAGGGGCCTGGGTGTTGACCTGTTCATAAACCGCACTGTCCACGAGGTTCTGTGGGGCTTCAAAGACCCTCTTCTCACAAAGATCCACTCCATGAAGCCTGACGTGGACGAATATTTTGGGCTGATGTGGAAG aaaaatGGCACCCATGAAGGAGAGTTTGTCTTCCACACTGGCGAGGAGAATTACTTAGATTATGGCAAGATAGACACATGGAATGGCCTGAG GGAGATGTCATGGTGGTCTTCCAATCAGAGCAACATGATCAATGGGACAGATGGCGCAGTCTTCCACCCTCTGATAAACAGGAATGAGTTGCTCTACATCTTTGCTGCTGATCTCTGCag GTCTATTCATCTAGCCTATGTGGAAGATGTGGAGGTGAAGGGCATTCAGGCTTACCGCTTTGCGCCGCCAAGTGATGTCCTCATGAGCCCCAAAGACAACCCCACTAATGAGGGCTTCTGTGTGCCAGCTGGAGACTGTCTTGGCACTGGGGTGCTTAAAGTCAGCGTTTGTCGAGAAG GTGCTCCCATCGTGGTATCATTCCCCCACTTTTATCAAGCAGACCCTGCATACATCAATGCTGTTGAGGGACTCAACCCCAACAAGGAGGAACATGAGACATACCTTGACCTGCAACCG accACAGGAGTTCCCATTCGTGCCTGCAAGCGAGCCCAGCTCAATATCATTCTGAAGAGAATCCCAGGCTTCCC CAAAACCAAGTTCATCAACCAGACCATTTTCCCCATCATGTTTGTCAATGAG ACAGCGACCATTGATGATGACTCAGCTTCCCAGATGAGGACGCTGCTCCTAATTGTGACGCTTGTGTCGAACTTCCCCTTGCTCATTGTGGGGCTGGGCATCATCCTACTGCTGGTGCTCATTGTCTTGTTCTGCCGAAACCGCCAGAAGAAG aaTGAAGTAAAACGTATTGATTTTACTGAAgcttttcattcttttact ACGGCCAAAGATGACACGGCCTACACTCAGGTCAGAGACAAACCTGACGAGTCGTCAGAAGCACCAGCCACTCAGCCAATGAGGAATGGCTCCTACATTGCTATGTCTCCAGTGGAGGCCCAGAAGTGTTGA